One genomic window of Staphylococcus hsinchuensis includes the following:
- a CDS encoding citrate synthase yields the protein MAELKKGLEGVIAAETKVSSIIDSQLTYAGYDIDDLAQNAEFEEVIFLLWHYRLPNKEELQDLKEKLHEYMTLNPRVYSHFKEYSTSKVHPMTALRTSVSYIAHFDSDADEESEDFTMDRAIKIQAKMASLVTAYARTRQDKEIVKPNKDLNYAGNFLYMLRGELPSDIEVEAFNKALVLHADHELNASAFTARCAVSSLSDMYSGIVAAVGSLKGPLHGGANERVMSMLTEVGSIDNVDSYINKKIENKEKIMGFGHRVYKDGDPRAKYLKEMSKKITGETGQSELFDISVAIADKMKEEKGLIPNVDFFSATVYHSLNIEHDLFTPIFAVSRTSGWIAHILEQYRDNKIMRPRANYIGETNRTYEPIENR from the coding sequence ATGGCAGAGTTAAAAAAAGGTTTAGAAGGGGTAATCGCCGCTGAAACCAAAGTGAGTTCTATCATTGATAGCCAATTAACTTACGCTGGATATGATATCGATGATTTAGCTCAAAATGCAGAATTTGAAGAAGTTATCTTCTTATTATGGCATTACCGATTACCTAATAAAGAAGAATTACAAGATCTTAAAGAAAAGCTACATGAGTACATGACGCTTAACCCTCGAGTATATAGCCACTTTAAAGAATACTCGACTTCTAAGGTTCACCCTATGACTGCTTTGAGAACATCAGTGTCATATATAGCACATTTTGATTCAGATGCTGACGAAGAAAGCGAAGATTTTACAATGGATCGTGCAATTAAAATCCAAGCAAAAATGGCATCACTTGTAACTGCGTATGCACGCACAAGACAAGATAAAGAAATCGTTAAACCTAATAAAGATTTAAACTATGCTGGTAACTTCTTATACATGTTACGTGGTGAATTACCAAGTGACATCGAAGTAGAAGCATTTAACAAAGCATTAGTTTTACATGCAGACCACGAATTAAATGCATCTGCTTTCACAGCGAGATGTGCAGTTTCATCATTATCAGATATGTATTCTGGTATCGTTGCAGCTGTTGGTTCTTTAAAAGGACCTTTACACGGTGGTGCAAACGAACGTGTTATGAGCATGTTAACTGAAGTTGGTTCAATCGATAATGTTGATAGCTATATTAACAAGAAGATTGAAAATAAAGAAAAAATCATGGGATTCGGTCACCGCGTATACAAAGATGGAGACCCTCGTGCAAAATACTTAAAAGAAATGAGTAAGAAAATCACAGGCGAAACTGGTCAAAGTGAATTATTTGATATCTCTGTTGCAATTGCGGATAAGATGAAAGAAGAAAAAGGTTTAATTCCAAATGTCGACTTCTTTAGTGCAACAGTTTACCATAGTTTAAATATTGAACATGACTTGTTCACACCAATATTCGCAGTAAGTCGTACATCAGGTTGGATTGCACATATCTTAGAACAATATAGAGATAATAAAATTATGCGTCCAAGAGCAAACTATATTGGTGAAACTAATAGAACATATGAACCTATTGAAAATAGATAA